Below is a genomic region from Pseudomonas frederiksbergensis.
AGGCGATAGGCGACATAGGCCAGCAGCAAAATCACCACGATGCTCACCCGACGCACCGAAAGCATCCAGTGGCGGAACACCTCGAACGGCCGCTCGGCATTTTTCCGGCGTAGCAGCCATGGCAGCAGCATGTCGTTGGAGACCATGGTCGACAACGCCACGCTGGCAACGATCACCATGCCGGTGGCGGCCGATGCGCCGCCGATAAACGCCAGCAACGCCAGTGCCGGATGGGCCTGGGCCAGTGGCAGGCTGATGACGAAGGAGTCGGGCAGTACCGAACTCGGCAGCAGCATTTGCCCGGCCAGCGCAATCGGCACCACGAACAGTGCAGCGAGTGCGAGGTAAACGGGGAACACCCATTTCGCCAGGCGTAAATCCTGCGGCTCGATGTTCTCCACCACGGTCACATGGAACTGTCGGGGCAGGCAGATGATCGCCATCATCGCCACGCCGGTCTGCACCACCATCGATGGCCAGTTGATGGTTTCTTTCCAGTATTCCTCCAGGCGAGGCGCGAGCATGGCCTGATCGAACAGGTCATCGAAGCCATCGTATAAACCATACGTGACGAAGGCGCCGACCGCGAGGAAGGCGAACAGCTTGACCAGTGCTTCGAAGGCAATCGCCAGCACCATGCCACGGTGGTGCTCAGTGGCATCGAGGTTGCGGGTGCCGAAGACGATGGTGAACAGCGCCAGAATCAGCGACACAATCAGCGCCGTGTCCTGGGCACGGGTGCCCATGGCGTCGGGGCCCGCGCCGATCAACAGGTTTACCCCGAGGACGATGCCTTTAAGCTGCAGGGCGATGTAGGGCAATACGCCCACCAGACAGATCAGCGCCACCACCACCGCCAGCGATTGCGACTTGCCATAGCGGGCAGCGATAAAGTCGGCAATCGAGGTGATGTTTTCCTGCTTGCTGATCATCACCATTTTTTGCAGGACCCACGGCGCGAACACCAGCAGCAGGATCGGCCCCAGATAAATCGGCAAAAACGACCAGAGTTGTTCGGCGGCCTGACCGACGGCGCCAAAGAATGTCCAACTGGTGCAATAGACCGCCAGCGACAGGCTGTACACCCAGGCACGCATTCGCGGCGGCAGCGGCGTGCCGCGGCGGTCGCCGTAAAAGGCGATGGCGAACATGATGGCCATATAGGCCAGGGCGACGGCGGCAATCAGCCCGCTGGACAGCGACATGGTAACTCCAGGCAAAAGACACCCGGGACGCAAGCCCGGTCTGACAGTCTCGCACGACCACTTCGGTTAGTCAGTGTCGACCAAGGTCGTGGCGTGGTGGGGTGTCGCAGGGTGGGGCGGGCCCCGTATTTCTGCGGTGGATCGTAATCTCCCGTAGGAGCTGGCGCAGCCTGCGATCTATTGATCTTGCGGTTGCGACTGCTGCAAAGATCGCAGGCTGCGCCAGCTCCTACGGGGCCAGTGCGATATCGATCAACCGATGCAACTCTTCAACTTCAAGTGCTGTCGACGCGAACAGGATGCGGAACACTGTCGGCGCCACCGCCATGTTGATCAGTCGGTCGACACTGGGCTTTGGCTCATTTGGATAGCGGTCCAGAATCGTTTGCAATTGACCGCTGAGAATGCTTACGCAATACCCCGGCGTGGCGCTCGATTGTACGTCACGCATCATGTTGCGACCGGGTTCCGAACTCATCTCGTCCAGATACTGCTCGGCCCAGGCGCGTAGGTCGCCACGCAGGTTGCCGGTCTTGGCCGGTTCGCTGTCAGGACGCATGCGCGCCAGCGCGACGTCGGCCAGCAGTGCCGACAAGTCGCCCCAGCGTCGGTAGATCGTCGACGGCGTAACGCCTGCGCGGGCGGCGACTTGCGGCACGGTCACGGTTGAGCGCTCCTGCTCTTCGAGGAGTTCACGCACTGCCGAATGAATCGACTCTTGGACCCGAGCACTACGACCGCCCGGGCGTAAACCTTCTTTAATAGCCATGCATCGAACCTTAACACAAAGAATTTGCTTTAAGCCGAAGCCAGTAGCACGCTCCGCAAAAGCAAAAAATTAGCTTTTGCGGGGTGTGCCCATGTTTAGTTCTGTCTCAAGCCGTTCCAGTCTGGTGTTCCTGGCGATCACCTTACTGAGTTTTCTCGCCGCTTCCAGCGCGCCAACACCGCTTTATTACCTGTACCAGCAAGCGCTGCAATTTTCTCCGGCGACCCTGACGCTGATTTTCGGGGTGTATGCCTTGAGCCTGCTGGCGGCGCTGCTGACGGTCGGTTCGCTGTCGGATCACCTGGGGCGCAAGCCGGTGATCTTCGCTGCATTACTGTTGGAAATGCTGGCGATGTTGCTGTTTGTCAATGCCGACAGTGTGGCCTGGCTGATCGCTGCGCGGGTGCTTCAGGGTTTCGCCACCGGCATGGCCACCAGCGTACTCGGCGCGGCGTTGCTCGATACCGACCGACAGCAAGGACCGCTGGTGAACAGCGTTGCGCCGCTTCTGGGCATGGCGTGCGGGGCATTGGGCAGCGGAGTGCTGGCGGAGTACGCGCCGCAACCCCTGCAGTTGGCCTACTGGGTTCTATTTGGGCTGTTCCTGCTGCAAGCCCTGTACGTTTGGCGTCTGCCAGAAAGTGTCAGTCGGCAACCCGGCGCCTGGGCATCGCTGCGTCCAACCTTGCATGTGCCGCCTCGGGCGCGACGGGCGCTGTGGCTGGCGCTGCCGGTGGATGTGGCCGTCTGGGCGGTGGGTGGATTCTTCCTGTCGCTGGCGCCATCGTTGGTTCGTGCGGCGACCGGTTCAACCTCGAACCTGATCGGCGGAAGTCTGGTGGCCGTGTTGACGGTCAGTGGCGCGTTGATGATCTTCTCGTTGCGCAATCGCCCGGCAGACAAAGCCCTGCGCTTGGGCGCGAGCTTGTTGGCGATCGGCATCGCGCTGATTCTGACAGCCGTGCACAACGCCAGCCTGCCGCTGTTTTTCTTCGCTACCCTGGTGGCCGGCAGTGGCTTTGGTGCCGGCTTTCTCGGCGCCTTGCGCAGCGTGTTACCGCTGGCCCTGCCCCATGAACGCGCGGGGTTGATGTCGGCGTTCTACGTGCTGAGTTACCTGGCGTTCTGCCTGCCATCGCTTGCGGCAGGCAACCTGACCCGGACCTTCGGCCTGATCGCCACCACCGATGGCTATGGCGCGGTGTTGATCGTACTGTCGCTGGGGGCGTTGCTGGAATTGATGCGTCAGCGACCGGGCAAACTCTGTGGGGTGGCGGGAAATGCCTAGTGCGGCAGAGACGTCCTTGTGCGCTTGAGTTAGCCTTGGCGCCTGATGCGTAACCGCTTGGTTTTTACTCAAAGGATTGACCCCCCTTATGAAGATCATCCGCAGCAAATCGTTCACCGGTGACCGCGCCTGGGCCGCGTTGGATATTGCCAACATGAATGGCATCACCACCCGTTTGCACTGGACCGATCAGCCGTACAAATGGCACGTCAACGACGGTCAGGAAGTGTTTGTCGTGCTCGATGGGCAGGTGCAGATGCGTTATCGGGAGAACGGTGTCGAGCAGGCTACGCTGTTGGAAGTCGGTGATATCTTTTATGCAGCAGTCGGCACCGAACACGTTGCCCATCCGCAAGGTGCGGCGCGGGTATTGGTGATTGAGACGCAAGGCAGTGTTTAATGCCTATATCTGCAAAACAGATAACAGTTAGAGAAATTACCCGTTATATAGATATTCGATTCGGTTCTACCATGAGTTCCACCTCACCCGAGGACAGGAGTTCACGATGCAATGCCCCAACAGCAACAAAACCGTTAACCGGCCTTTGAGCCATTTGCAGCACCCTCGCGAAGTAATTCGCCAGTTCACCCCGAACTGGTTCGCCGCGACCATGGGCACCGGGGTCCTGTCCCTGGCGCTCGCCCAATTGCCGGTGTCAATCCCCGGTTTGCATGCCTTCGCCGAAGGCCTGTGGATGTTCAACATTTTCCTGTTTCTATTGTTCAGCGGGTTGTATGCCGCACGCTGGGCGTTTTTCTTCGACGAGGCGCGACGGATATTCGGCCATTCCACGGTTTCGATGTTTTTCGGCACCATTCCCATGGGCCTGGCGACCATCATCAATGGCTTCCTGCTGTTCGGTTTGCCGCGTTGGGGGGAGGGCGTAGTGCACTTGGCTGAGGTGTTGTGGTGGCTGGACGTTGCCATGTCGCTGGCCTGCGGCATCTTGATTCCGTACATGATGTTCACCCGTCAGGAGCACAGCATCGACCAGATGACCGCTGTCTGGCTGCTGCCGGTGGTGGCTGCGGAAGTCGCAGCGGCCAGTGGTGGCTTGCTTGCGCCGCACCTGACTGACGCCCACTCGCAACTGGTGGTGCTGGTGACCAGCTACGTACTGTGGGCGTTCTCGCTGCCGGTGGCGTTCAGCATCCTGACCATCCTGCTGCTGCGCATGGCCCTGCACAAACTACCCCACGAAAACATGGCGGCGTCGAGCTGGCTGGCGCTGGGGCCGATCGGCACCGGGGCGTTGGGTATGTTGCTGCTGGGCAGCGACGCGCCAGCGATTTTTGCCGCCAATGGCTTGCCGGGTATCGGTGAAATTGCCGCCGGGCTGGGCCTGGTCGCCGGGATCACACTGTGGGGCTTCGGCTTGTGGTGGATGTTGATGGCGGTGTTGATCACCCTGCGTTACCTGCGTGGCGGGATTCCCTTCAACCTCGGCTGGTGGGGGTTTACCTTCCCGCTGGGCGTCTATTCGCTGGCCACACTGAAGCTGGCGAGCACCTTGAACCTGAGCTTTTTCAGCCTCTTTGGCAGCGTATTGGTGGTCGCACTGGCGATCATGTGGCTGATCGTCTCCAAGCGCACCGTTCAAGGCGCCTGGCGCGGCGAGTTGTTTGTTTCACCGTGTATTGCCGGATTAACGAAATAATTCGCAAAGTTTAGGTAAGGTTGTGGCCTGGATCGCTGTACGACATTCCAATAAGAGCCTCCAAGCCACACAGGGACATGGAAGATGAGTCACCCTTCGCAGTTCACCTTGCTTCGCAAGCGGCGGTTTCTGCCGTTTTTTGTTACGCAGTCCCTCGGGGCGTTCAACGACAACATTTTCAAGCAGTCGTTGATCCTCGCCATTTTGTACAAGCTGACGATCGAGGGTGACCGCTCTATCTGGGTCAACCTGTGTGCGCTGCTGTTCATCCTGCCGTTCTTTCTGTTCTCGGCGCTGGCCGGGCAGTTCGGTGAAAAGTTCGCCAAGGACGCGCTGATTCGCCTGATCAAGCTCGGTGAGATCGCGATCATGGCGGTTGGCGCAGTCGGTTTCCTGTTCGATCACCTGTCGCTGATGCTGGTGGCGCTGTTTGCCATGGGTACCCACTCGGCGCTGTTCGGCCCGGTGAAGTACTCGATCCTGCCACAGGCCCTGCACGAAGAAGAGCTGGTGGGCGGCAACGGTCTGGTGGAAATGGGCACCTTCCTGGCGATTCTGGCCGGGACCATCGGCGCCGGGATCATGATGTCGTCCGGTCACTACGCACCGATCGTCTCCACGGCGATCATCGGTGTCGCGGTGCTGGGCTATCTGGCCAGCCGCGGCATTCCACGCGCGGCGGCGTCGACCCCTGAGCTGCGGCTGAACTGGAACATCTTCAGTCAGTCCTGGGCGACCTTGCGTCTGGGCCTTGGGCAAACGCCCGCAGTCTCACGTTCGATTGTCGGCAACTCGTGGTTCTGGTTTGTCGGGGCGATTTACCTGACGCAGATCCCGGCCTATGCCAAAGAGTGGATGCACGGCGACGAGACCGTGGTGACGCTGATTCTGACGGTGTTCTCGGTCGGTATCGCACTGGGTTCGATGCTCTGCGAGAAACTCTCCGGACGCAAAGTCGAGATCGGTCTGGTGCCGTTTGGCTCTTTTGGGCTGACGGTGTTTGGCTTGCTGCTCTGGTGGCACTCCGGCGGTATCCCGGAAAGCCTTCAAGGTCATGGCTGGATCGAAGTGCTCGGCTTTGGCCATACGTGGTGGGTGTTGCTGGATATTCTCGGGTTGGGGATCTTCGGCGGTTTCTACATTGTGCCGCTGTACGCATTGATTCAGTCGCGCACCGCCGAAAACGAGCGGGCGCGGGTGATCGCGGCCAACAACATCCTCAACGCACTGTTTATGGTGGTTTCAGCGATTGTCTCGATTGTGCTGCTGAGCCTCGCCAAACTGTCGATTCCCCAGCTGTTCCTGGTGGTGTCGCTGCTGAACATTGGTGTAAACGCCTACATCTTCAGCATCGTTCCCGAATTCAGCATGCGTTTCATGATCTGGCTGCTGAGCCATTCCATGTACCGCGTTCAGCACCGCAATCTTGAGCTGATTCCTGATGAAGGCGCGGCGTTGCTGGTTTGCAACCACGTATCGTTCGTCGATGCCTTGCTGATTGGTGGCGCGGTGCGTCGGCCAATTCGCTTTGTGATGTATTACAAGATCTACAACTTGCCGGTGCTGAACTTCATCTTCCGTACTGCGGGGACCATTCCGATTGCCGGGCGCCAGGAAGACATCCAGATTTACGAACGGGCCTTCAAGCGCATTGCCCAGTACCTGAAGGATGGCGAGTTGGTGTGTATCTTCCCGGAAGGCAAGTTGACCGCCGATGGCGAAATCAATGAGTTCAGAGGCGGGCTGACGCGGATACTGGAAGAGACACCGGTGCCGGTGATTCCATTGGCCTTGCAAGGGTTATGGGGCAGCTTCTTCAGTCGTGATCCGAACAAGGGGTTGTTCCACCGCCTCTGGTCGCGGGTGACCCTGGTGGCCGGGCCGGCGGTGGCGGTTGAGGTCGCGCAACCGGCACAGTTGCAAGCACTGGTCGGCGAGCTGCGTGGCGTGGTTCGTTAGGTTTACTGGCTGAAAAAAAAACGCCCGCATGATTGCGGGCGTTTTCATTGTTGGGTATTCGTCAGGCGGCGCTGACTTTCAAGCCAATCAACCCGACAATGATCAGCGCGACGCTGGCCAGGCGGAACAGCGCCATGGATTCACCAAACAGGATGATTCCAGCGATGACCGTACCCACCGCGCCAACGCCGGTCCAGATTGCGTAGGCAGTGCCCAACGGCAGATCCTTCATGGCCAGACCCAGCAACCCCAGGCTGATCACCATGGCGCCGACAGTCAGTACGGTGGGAAGAGGGCGGCTGAAGCCGTCGGTGTATTTCAGGCCTACGGCCCAGCCGACTTCAAACAGGCCGGCGAAAAACAGAATGATCCAAGGCATGAAGACCTCCATCGATTGACGGGGTCGTCCCCAGATTAATAACTCGATCGAGCCGCGAGGTCGTCCTCGCGATGCGCACTATAGTGCCCATGATTAACCAGGGGATCAAGTTCGAGGATCAGTCGATTGCTTGTTGGGCTGCCAGTTCGCGGTCCTGTTTCTCGCTCATCCGGCGGAAATAGGTCGAGAGCAACGCCCCGGAAATATTGTGCCAAACGCTGAACAGCGCGCTTGGCACCGCCGCCAGTGGCGAGAAGTGGGCGCTGGCCAACGCCGCACCCAGGCCGGAGTTCTGCATGCCAACTTCCAGGGCCAGGGATTTGCGTTGCGCCAACGGCAGCTTGAACACGCGTCCGGTGAAGTAACCCAGCAGAAAACCAAAGCTGTTATGCAGCATCACCACAGCCATGATCAGCAGGCCGGACTCGGCAATCTTTGCCTGACTCGCCGCGACAACGGCGGCGACGATGATCACGATGCTCACCACCGAAATCAACGGCAGCACCTCCACCGCGTGGCGCACCCGATCTCCCAGCACACGCTGGGCGACCACGCCGAGCACGATCGGCAGTAACACCACCTGCAGGATCGACCAGAACAGTTCCATGAACGATACCGGCAACCAGGCGGAGGCCAGTAACCAGATCAGGGTCGGCGTCAGCAATGGGGCGAGCAGGGTAGTGACGGCGGCAATCGCTACTGACAGCGCCAGGTCACCGCGGGCCAGCCAGGTCATCACGTTCGATGAGGTACCGCTCGGGCAACAACCGACCAGAATTACCCCGACGGCGATTTCTGGCGGCAGGTGAAACGCCTGGCAGAGCAACCATGCCACGCCGGGCATGATCACGAAATGTGCGACCACGCCCAGCGCCACGCGCCATGGATGGCGGGCAACTTCAGCGAAGTCTTCACGTTTGAGGGTCAGGCCCATGCCGAACATCACCAGTCCCAGCAACGGCACGATCGCGCCTTTCAAGCCGATGAACCACCCCGGTTGCAGGAAGGCCACCACGGCGAAGATCAAGACCCAGTAAGCGAAAGTGTTGCCGACAAAGCGACTCAGTGCTGCCAGTGCACGCATGACCTGTTCCTTCCTATATCGTCTGCAAAAAGATCGCAGCCTGCGGCAGCTCCTACAGAATTTAAGCGTTTCTCTGTAGGAGCTGCCGCAGGCTGCGATCTTTTTCTTTCAGGCGCCGCCGATTCGACCGGCGCCCATTAGCGCGATCAGATCCCCTGCGGAGTCTCTTCGCCGCCCAACGCTTCAACCAGCGCCGGGAGGAATTCGCCGAAGGTCAGCATCATCAGCGTAAAGCTGGCGTCCAGTTGGCCGAGGGCTTCATCGCCACCGTCCTGTTCTGCCTGATCCTGCAGCAGGTCTTCGAACTTCAGACGCTTGACCACCATCTTGTCGTCAAGGACGAAAGACAGTTTGTCTTGCCAGGCCAGGGACAACTGAGTGACCACTTTACCGGTGCTCAGGTGCAACTGGATTTCTTCGCTG
It encodes:
- a CDS encoding MFS transporter codes for the protein MSHPSQFTLLRKRRFLPFFVTQSLGAFNDNIFKQSLILAILYKLTIEGDRSIWVNLCALLFILPFFLFSALAGQFGEKFAKDALIRLIKLGEIAIMAVGAVGFLFDHLSLMLVALFAMGTHSALFGPVKYSILPQALHEEELVGGNGLVEMGTFLAILAGTIGAGIMMSSGHYAPIVSTAIIGVAVLGYLASRGIPRAAASTPELRLNWNIFSQSWATLRLGLGQTPAVSRSIVGNSWFWFVGAIYLTQIPAYAKEWMHGDETVVTLILTVFSVGIALGSMLCEKLSGRKVEIGLVPFGSFGLTVFGLLLWWHSGGIPESLQGHGWIEVLGFGHTWWVLLDILGLGIFGGFYIVPLYALIQSRTAENERARVIAANNILNALFMVVSAIVSIVLLSLAKLSIPQLFLVVSLLNIGVNAYIFSIVPEFSMRFMIWLLSHSMYRVQHRNLELIPDEGAALLVCNHVSFVDALLIGGAVRRPIRFVMYYKIYNLPVLNFIFRTAGTIPIAGRQEDIQIYERAFKRIAQYLKDGELVCIFPEGKLTADGEINEFRGGLTRILEETPVPVIPLALQGLWGSFFSRDPNKGLFHRLWSRVTLVAGPAVAVEVAQPAQLQALVGELRGVVR
- a CDS encoding TDT family transporter translates to MQCPNSNKTVNRPLSHLQHPREVIRQFTPNWFAATMGTGVLSLALAQLPVSIPGLHAFAEGLWMFNIFLFLLFSGLYAARWAFFFDEARRIFGHSTVSMFFGTIPMGLATIINGFLLFGLPRWGEGVVHLAEVLWWLDVAMSLACGILIPYMMFTRQEHSIDQMTAVWLLPVVAAEVAAASGGLLAPHLTDAHSQLVVLVTSYVLWAFSLPVAFSILTILLLRMALHKLPHENMAASSWLALGPIGTGALGMLLLGSDAPAIFAANGLPGIGEIAAGLGLVAGITLWGFGLWWMLMAVLITLRYLRGGIPFNLGWWGFTFPLGVYSLATLKLASTLNLSFFSLFGSVLVVALAIMWLIVSKRTVQGAWRGELFVSPCIAGLTK
- a CDS encoding cupin — its product is MKIIRSKSFTGDRAWAALDIANMNGITTRLHWTDQPYKWHVNDGQEVFVVLDGQVQMRYRENGVEQATLLEVGDIFYAAVGTEHVAHPQGAARVLVIETQGSV
- a CDS encoding TetR/AcrR family transcriptional regulator, whose amino-acid sequence is MAIKEGLRPGGRSARVQESIHSAVRELLEEQERSTVTVPQVAARAGVTPSTIYRRWGDLSALLADVALARMRPDSEPAKTGNLRGDLRAWAEQYLDEMSSEPGRNMMRDVQSSATPGYCVSILSGQLQTILDRYPNEPKPSVDRLINMAVAPTVFRILFASTALEVEELHRLIDIALAP
- the sugE gene encoding quaternary ammonium compound efflux SMR transporter SugE, producing the protein MPWIILFFAGLFEVGWAVGLKYTDGFSRPLPTVLTVGAMVISLGLLGLAMKDLPLGTAYAIWTGVGAVGTVIAGIILFGESMALFRLASVALIIVGLIGLKVSAA
- a CDS encoding bile acid:sodium symporter family protein; this encodes MRALAALSRFVGNTFAYWVLIFAVVAFLQPGWFIGLKGAIVPLLGLVMFGMGLTLKREDFAEVARHPWRVALGVVAHFVIMPGVAWLLCQAFHLPPEIAVGVILVGCCPSGTSSNVMTWLARGDLALSVAIAAVTTLLAPLLTPTLIWLLASAWLPVSFMELFWSILQVVLLPIVLGVVAQRVLGDRVRHAVEVLPLISVVSIVIIVAAVVAASQAKIAESGLLIMAVVMLHNSFGFLLGYFTGRVFKLPLAQRKSLALEVGMQNSGLGAALASAHFSPLAAVPSALFSVWHNISGALLSTYFRRMSEKQDRELAAQQAID
- a CDS encoding MFS transporter — translated: MFSSVSSRSSLVFLAITLLSFLAASSAPTPLYYLYQQALQFSPATLTLIFGVYALSLLAALLTVGSLSDHLGRKPVIFAALLLEMLAMLLFVNADSVAWLIAARVLQGFATGMATSVLGAALLDTDRQQGPLVNSVAPLLGMACGALGSGVLAEYAPQPLQLAYWVLFGLFLLQALYVWRLPESVSRQPGAWASLRPTLHVPPRARRALWLALPVDVAVWAVGGFFLSLAPSLVRAATGSTSNLIGGSLVAVLTVSGALMIFSLRNRPADKALRLGASLLAIGIALILTAVHNASLPLFFFATLVAGSGFGAGFLGALRSVLPLALPHERAGLMSAFYVLSYLAFCLPSLAAGNLTRTFGLIATTDGYGAVLIVLSLGALLELMRQRPGKLCGVAGNA